The Hordeum vulgare subsp. vulgare chromosome 7H, MorexV3_pseudomolecules_assembly, whole genome shotgun sequence DNA window cttcacttaatgtgtagtgtttgattgttgtgaattgtcatgccatgtcttaCATCTattcaaccgttcatgcatcatatgtgttgtgcatcgtgtggtgaatatctgtgttgatgcttgtttccggtttccttcgtctcgatagagttccgcaagcgtgtcgggaaatgaggacccgttcgactacatcggtccgACTGCttgacggagtcgttcttcttccaagtgggatctcaggcaagatgaccatttccccagataccattactatcattgccatgctagtttaccgtttctatcattaTTGTCTCGCTGccaaccacctgttaaatatcagccttccaacattgccatgaaaaccttcaatctgttcacaacctagcaaaccattgtttggctatgttaccgcttgcttaaccatgtgttagcgttgctagttgcaggtgcagttgcttccatgtgataacatgcgttccttgttataccactctattaaatgctagttaatttaatgcacctatatacttggtaaaaggtggaaggattggcctttctagcctggtgttttgttccacctttgcccccttagtttcggctaccggtgttatgttccataattgagcgctcctaacacgatcggggttgttatggggacccccttgataatttgttttagattaaagctggtctggcaaggcccagcattggttctacatttgcccaacataataattttgttaatactgaaatgcatagggcgtcatgaacccgaggagtaattttacataatacaaggGGGCCAGCGCtggtggtgttggtcccaaatgggcagactgcggggccaccacgggacaactcaaggtttggtacctgtagcctttcccatccggtcgtgtcctgagaacgagatacgcgctcctatcgggttcgtcgacacgtcgggcggccttgctggattagttttacctttgacggatgtcttgtgcatcgggatttcggtgatgctttgggtaatctcagagttgaggttttccactaaggagtccgacgagatcgcgagcttcgtgatcgaggatttctatgcggcttgtggtaatttgtgatggattagttggagcacccctgcagggttaaatatttcggaaagtcgtgcccgcggttatgtggcaacgtggaaactttgtttaacactggttctagacaacttgaagttaactcaattaaaatatgccaattgagtgtgtaaccgtgaatgtctctttcgcgagttccttctccgatcgaggacacggtggggttatgtctgacgtaagtaggtgttcaggatcattcatttgatcattagtagttcacgtccgctatgcgtatatCATCCCCCTCCTTATTcacgtactcgtaagttagccactaaatatatgcttagtcgcttgctgcagcctcaccacttaaacttacctcacccattaagctttgctagtcttgatatctttggaaatgagattgatgagtcccctgtggctcacagattactacaacaccagttgcaggtacaggtaaaggttacttgacgcgagcgcgttgattgttcatttggagttgcttcttcttcttcatcatcgatctaggagaggttccaggccggcagcctgggatagcaaggatggacgtcattttcttttctcgtatgttttcatccgtagtcggaccctgctcttcctcatggtgtttatgtattgtattgatgtgactctaatgtagcttgtgacaagtgcaagccaattccatatactcttctcttcagtacatgtacttgtaatgatatccattcttgcgaaacgacgagatgcgcttctatccctgacgagcccctcgtgccaaattaaagaTAGGGTCACATCTAGGGCGTTACAGCTGGCTCGGAAGCCGGCCCCTCGGGAGTCGAACCCTCGGCAGCCAGCCCCTCGGCAGCCGGCCCCTCGCCAGGAGGCCCCTCGACGGTCGTCCACTTGCCAGCCGGTCCCTCTACAGTCGTCCCCCTGACGCGGGCTCGGGCCGGTGTCCACCGACCGAACCAGCAGTACTCCAGCGACGAATATCTTCTTGAAGCATCCAGCTCCGAGTCGTCGCCGCTTCCTGTTTTTGTGCGGGTAGCGCTCCGTGATCCTCACTGGCTAGCCGCCATGCAGGAAGAGTTCGACGCCCTTCAACGGAATCGCACTTGGACTTTGGTTCCGCGACCCCCTcgtgccaatgtcatcagcagcAAATGGGTTTTTCGCCATAAGACCCGCCCATATGGCATACTCGAGCGCTACAAGGCTCGTTGGGTGGTCCACGGTTTCCGTCAGCGAGCTGGTGTTGACTTCACCGAGATGTTTGCGCCGGTTGTGAAACCAGGCACGATCTGCAATGTTCTACAATTAGCGGTCTCTCGTGGCTGGCGTGTTCATCAGATGGATGTCTCCAACGCCTTCCTTCATGGTCACCTTGCTGAGCAGGTTTACTGTGAACAACCAACTGGTTTCATCGACGCCATTCTTCCCagtcatgtgtgcttgttgtccCGGTCTCTCTACGGCCTGAAGCAAGCCCCACGCGCCTGGTACTAGCATATTGCAGGGTTTCTACAGACACTCGGCTTCCATGTTACTCGCTTGGACGCCTCCTTGTTTGTTCTCCACCATGGCGACATGACTGCCTACCTGCTACTATACGTCGATGACATCATCCTCACGGCCTCCTCAGCATCCCTCCGTCAACATATCACTCTGCGGCTGTGTGACGAGTTTGccatcaaggatttggatgctctTCATtacatccttggcattgaggtcgtTCGTCGCCCCTACGGGTTCTTTCTTCATCAATAGAAGTATGCGCATGAACCGCTTGAGCGCGCTGGTATGCTCAACTGTCATCCTGTTGCTACTCCTATTGACACGAAGGCCAAGGTTTCTGCTTAGGAGGGTACGCTGGCATCGGATGCTCCATTCTATCGCTCCATCGTTGGTGCTCTTCAGTATCTGACGCTCACCAGACCAGACTTGCAGTATGCTGTGCAGCAAGTGTGCCTTCATATGCACGCCCCTCGTGACTCCCACTGGACTTCCGCGAAATGGATTCTTCGGTATATCCATGGCACGATGTCCCTTGGACTCATCCTCACGGCGTCTCCCTCTTTGGATCTGGTAGCCTATTCTGATGCTGATTTGGTCGGTTGTCCTGACACACGACGCTCCACATCCGGCTACTGCGTCTACCTTGGTCCTTCACTCATTTCATGGCCGTCCAAGCGACAACCAACCGTTTGGCGCTCCAGCGCGGAGGTTGAGTACCGAGCAGTCGCTAATGCCGTCGCCGAGTGTTCCTGGCTTCACAGCTTCTCGAGGAATTGCATCACGGTGTCGCCAAGGCCACGGTTGTCTTCTATGACAACGTTTCTGCTGTGTATCTTTTCGCCAACCCAGTTCATCATCGCCGGACAAAGCACATCGAGCTTGATATCCACTTCGTGCGCGAACAGGTCGCCCTTGGTCACATCCGGGTCCTTCATGTTCCGACCGCACAACAGTTTGCTGATGTGATGACTAAGGGGCTGCCTACTTTCACCTTTGAGGAGTTTCGTTCCAATCTCTGTGTCTGACGACGCTTCGACTGCGGGGGGTGTTGAATATATGTTTGTGCATGTATATTATGCTATTGGATCCTCCTCCTAGTCCCTTGTATAGTTAAGGTAGATGCCCATCTTATACCTATATATACGTGCCTAGTGCATCCAATCAATACTGAGTGTTGCATAACCTAAACCTAATCTTCTACAGTTGAGAAAgctatttttttttagaaaaggagagtTACCTACGACCTCTGCATCAGCACGATGCATACGGCCCTTTTATTACAAATAGTGAGAAAGCTATATGAGAAAGGATGGTTATAATGTTATACTTCCACTAGATTTGATCGTCTAGATGTTCTGAGAGATGGGAGAAACAACGACTTGGAAGTTAATCATggccccgcaaaaaaaaaaaacatggaaaatatcTGTTGCCTTCAACCGACGCATTAGCCGTTACGCAACCGGATGACTGGACTCCCGCATCTTATGGATCTGGCCTCCATGTACTCGTTGTCTAAACATAATGTCCAGTTTGTTGTCTCGGCGGTAGTAGCTGACACTAATGCTTTGCCATATCCGATTAACTCGCACCACTTGTCATTTAGAATTTCTTCACTCTAACGAGTCcacactaagagcatctccaacggcaGCGCAAAAAATCTGCGCCCAATAAATTTTTTAGCGCGTCACTGTAGCAGTTTTAAAGCGCGGGGAccggagcatctccaacagacgcgcgcTAGTGCGGCGCCCAATCCAGTCCGATCCAGCGGTCCCATCTGCAGCCGCTCAGAGTTTGCTGCGCGCGCAAGCCGGCGCACCAAATATGCTACGCGCGATAGCGTTTTTAAGCGCGTGCCCAGAAGTTTTTAGCGCGCGCAGCGTTTTGCAGCTTCTGCTGGAGCAGTCCGGCGCCCAAAAAACGAATCTTTTAACGCGCGGAGCAGTTTTTgggcgcctgttggagatgctctaaggtgtGACAGAGACGTGCACTTTGAGACGGACAAATTTAGAATGATAATATGATAATATACGAGATAGAgtgggtagcaccgattgaagagaacctCGTTCAATATCGTGTGAGATAGTTTGGGTATATTCAACGCAGGACTTCAGAAACTCCAGTGCACAGTGGACGGCTAAAGTGTGCCAATAATGTCAGAAGAGGTTGAGTAGACCAAACTTGATATGGGAGaagtccgtaaagagagatctgaaggatTGAAGTATCCCAAAggactagccatggacagggataCACAGAAGTTTGCTATCCAGCCAGAACCATTAGTTGGTCATGAGATTTTATGGGTTTCACCATTAGGCTACCCAACTTATTTCGGACTaaaggcgttgttgttgttgttgcagctgcTGCTATTGCTGGAAAAGAAAAGTAAATTAACTTCCGCATGATGCTCACGCTAGGATGGAAGTGGTCATCAAACTCGGTTAAAATGCCTAATCGTCTTTCCTGTAATCCACACTCTCGGTCCATGGACTAAGCTAGATTAGACATCTGAGGTCAACAACTGGCATACAATTTACTTCGGGTCTATATCAGCTCATCTTCTTGCTAACAAAACCTATATCAGCTCAAAAGCACTCAGCTTCTTTTAATAGCTAGAAAGTCATTTAGTGCTttaaaaatactccctccgttccataatataagtctttttaaagattctactagagaactacatacggatgtatatagacatactttagagcgtagattcactcattttactccgtatgtagtccattagtgaaatcgtttaaaagacttatatttaggaacggagggagtagcaagtCAACCCAAAATGTGACAAAAGCTCACACGACTCTCATAATGAAGTATCTTTAGCCATACGAAAAATGGGaaagaaagggaaaaaaggaAGTAGATGAAAAGGGAACCATGTAGTTATTTATaagctccctcataataattttatgTGAAATGATCCATTGCAGACTAGTAGTACATTGCATTCCACTATTTTATGTGTTCTATTGCTTATAGTGAGGTACGATTCCCAGCCTTACATGCTTGGGCATTCCACTAATATAATCTAAATCATTTGTGCATATTGCTTTATGGTGAGATGGGtattacttttgctctttgtgcttcacattAATCTTTCGAGAGCTTTGATATCGAAATTGCTCTGCATACAACATATTGTGTATGATTCCCGTAATGGCTTGTGTTGTTCAGAAATTACTAATTAGCTGTTTCAATGGATTAATTAGATACTTGGCAAGGACTTACGTGAAGGTTCGTCATGAAAAAATTAAACTAAAGCCACGACACTTATTATGGATCGGAGAGAGTAGTCCCCCCACCCCCCCTCTTTTTTTGCACAAGTTTGCTTGAAATGATGCAATAGCTGTTACAATGTTACATGCAAATGATTTTGAATATAATTCAAAACACCGGGCCAAGAATATGGTCCCCCATGCGCGGGGTACGGATCTTGCCGGCCAAGTGGCGGTATCTCCTGTTTAAAAATGTCTAATTAGTTGTGCAAGCTGTGCCCTTCACGATTATTGGCATCTCTCTCCTAGCGATTAGTTAAAACACAACTACACACAAGCACTAGCTCGAtcgcacacacacacagagagagagagagagtaataGGTGAGAGTTAGCCATGGCCGATCTTGTGATTGGCTTGTCCAAGACGGTGGTGGAGGGGGCGCTGAACAAGGTCCAGTCGGCTATCGAGGAGGATGCCAAGCTCCGGCAGAAGGCGCAGCGTGACCTTGTGTCCATCACTCTCGAGTTCGAGATGATGCAGTCCTTCCTGGACGTCGCCAAGGAGGAGAGCATCGCAAACAGTATGGTGAAGACCTGGGTGAAGCACGTCCGGGAGCTGGCCTACGATGTTGAAGACTGCGTCGAGTTCGTCGTCCACCTCGACAACACGCCGGAGTGGTGGCGGCGATTGCTGCCTTCGTGCGTGGCGCCGCCACTGCCACTGGATCAGGCCGTTGTGGAGTTGGAGGAGCTCAAGCGCAGGGTGGAAGACGTCAACAACTGTTACCGGCGCTACAGCAACATCAACGAGTCTGTCGTGATGCTGCAACATCCAGCGTCTGCCGCCGGCATCGTCGACACAACTGCAGCCAAGATGATCGCTGAGGCAAGGGACGCTGCCAAGAGGAGGCGGGGCCTATGTGACCTTACCAAGTTGGTCATGAATGAAGACAGTGACTGTGGCGGTGACCTCCAAGTGATTGCCGTGTGGGGGACAGGCGGTGATCTTGGGAGAATAGCATCTGTCATCTGGAAGGCCTACAACGAACAGCAAATTTACACTAGATTCACCTGTCGGGCTTGGGTGAAGCTGAAGCATCCCTTCAACCCCGCGGAGCTGGTCAAGTCCTTGACTGCTGACTTCTATGCAACCTCCCATGGCTTGCACTCAAGCCAGCGGGAAATTCAGTACCAAGAACCACAAGGGGAAGAAGTCGTCGTGGCTTCAGATGTGCTGCTGAGCATGAAGGGCGACCACATCCAGGAGTTCTTGAAGCAAATCAACAACAAGAGGTACCTTATCGTCTTGGAAGACCTGTCCAGCATGGCAGAATGGCGCGCCATTAGGACGTTTTTTCCCAACAAGAAGAATGGCAGTTGCATCATCGTGTCCATGCAGCAATTTGTGATAGCAAGCTTGTGCGTCGGACGTCCTTACCAACTCTTGGAGTTAGAACAGTTCTCGGCCGCCCACTCCGTTTATGCCTTCATTAAGAAGGTAATTAAGCCCTAACATATCATAAATTCCGCAAGGAAGTTGCTGTATTAAGGTCTACTACTTCCTCTATCTCACTATGTAAGACGTTTTTTTTTACTCTAGTGTAGCGTAAAAAAcgccttatattatgggacggagggagtaggttcCAGCAccggtttctaaatataaataatTTAAAGATTTCATGTATATAGATATAATTTAAATTGTAAATTTACTTTTTTTGTTTCATATGTAATCCATAGTATAATCTTTAAAAATACAAATATTTCGGATCGGAGGAACTACACTTTACTTTTACCTTCCTGCTCTCACATCCCGAAGGGGCGTGTTTTAATCTTCACCGCTGATTTGATTTAATTAGAGTGGGTGTACTAAATCAGATgcaatacttacctaattatataTCCCACCCTGCTCATTTTTCTAGCTCAATTTTACGTACCAACGGGCGTCTCTTTTTATTTTCAGGGATCTCAGTTTGAAGGAGATAAAGGTGACAAGACCGGTGATAAAAGGAAAGCAGCTGAAGACTGGATGATGCATCATCCCCTTGTTGGACGGGAGTCGGAAATGAATGAACTCCGTCAATATACAAAAACGGCGCGTTTCTATTCATTCCAAGTTATGTCCGTGTGGGGGTTACCTGGAGCTGGGAAGTCAACTCTCCTGAAAAACTTACTATGCGACACAATTCTTAAGGATTGCAGCCTACGTGAGAAAAATAAGCCTGGCCTATTTGACAAGTATGCCTGGGTGGGTGTTTCATATCCATTCGATTTGACGGACTTCTCTGAGAGTTTACTATTGAATTTTCACTCACAATCTCTTCAAGCCAACAAGGACAATGATATTGATACAGTGGGAAGCAAGAACCCCATTGTAGAGTGTCGTGGGATTCTGCAACAGGGTAGGTGCCTCGTCGTCATTGATGGTCTGCAGTCCACGGATGAATGGGACCCCATACAGGTTGAATTGGTAGCTGGATCATCTGATAACTGTATCATCGTCATTACAACAAAAAAAAGGGTCGCCAAATACTGCCAGGGAAAGAAGGGGCTAGAGTTTAACGTCAAAGATGTACAACCTGATCATACCTTTGTTCTCTTCAATAAGGAGGTTTGTTTGATTTTCTCACAAGAAAATTACTTTCCTCTGTTTCCATGgattcattcaatataattattattagtttcTCAGAATGCTTATAAAAGTTACAGTTTCCTAGATAATTAAGGAAAACCATATGAAACCTATTACGTATGACATACTAACTAGGCCTAGAGCACCGCCAGACCTCGTCAGTACAGGAATACTAATTcccagtactccctccgtccgtgaATAAGTATACATGAAAGTTTTAATTCTTTTACCAATTTTATAAGAAATAGTAGTAACATATATGACATCAAATTGGTATATTATCAAAGTACATTCTGAAACGGATCTAGTGCCATAAATGCTATATTTTTCTCTAGAAAGTTggtcaaaattttaaattttgaccTAAAACAAAAGCTAGATATACACTTATTCCCTGACCGAGGGACTACACAGCATGGGGAATTTTTTCATAGGGGGGAGGGGTGACCTAGGGTGATTCACCCACCTGAATATATATTACTCGGTGTGGCCATATGCCAGGAGAGTGGTCTAGTTTTAAGTGAAATTATATCAAAAACCAAAATAAATTGATCCAGTTTATGAGGGAAACTGCGCCAAAAATCATAAAAGTAACAATGAAAAAAAAGAAGCACGGAAAACACGGAACATCAAGCACATGGAAACAGCAAAACGCAAGAGACAACCTCGTAGACAACGCTCTAGGGTCCGCATAGTTATCAAAGGATATTTTAACTCCCATTCAGTACCCATGAATACCCTGTCAAGTTTCTCATATGTCGGTACAGGTCAGTTATTGGCCAAAGTAAATTGACGCACCGACATTCTGGTTTCCAAAAGATTCAAACTGTTAATCACAACACTGAACACAATATGCATGTGACTGTCAAAGCTATCATTGTTTTTCTCTTCCTAATATCTAAGGATATTAAAGTCCCCCTCAATAAGCATAGGATGAGGGTTATCCTTGCCCAAATTCACCAATTCCCTAAAGAAAGAAGATTCATGCTCATCTTGGGCAACTCCATAGAGCGCGACAAGGCTCCATGTAAAATTATAAACCCTGTTCCGTACGTGGAATTTGACGTAAAATTCACTAGTCGAAAAGGCCAACAAATCCATGGTTGTGGTTTGTAATTTAAGAAGGATTCCTCCTGATGTTCCACGTGCTGGTAGACTATGCCATGTGAAGTCAAAATCACCGGTTAGGTGATCAAGGACATGCCCACGGAAGTAACATTTACCAGTCTCGGAAAATTGCCACAAAATTGAGCCCGTGATCTCTCACACAATCACTGACGTGTTTATATTTAGTCAAGTCTAAAAAACATCAGTTGTTCCAAAACATGCCTCTCATGTGGAAACTCGGATCGGGATGGAAACCTTCACATTCTTGGGTTGTACGCTCATCTCCGTGTTTGACTCCAGGAAGTCACAACCGACTTCTAGGTCCCGCAACTCTGCGTGCGCCGGCTGCTGTGCACCAGTGTCACCAAACGCACACAAGTGTTGGTTCCCATCTTAGTTAGTGATATCAATGTGGTAGATGGCCATGATGGCGGCAGGGTGGAGCTCGTGGTCCATGTCGTGGTAGAACATTCGTCGGAGGTGACGTTGAGCACTTGCGAGCCGCTGCAGATGCCGAGGAACGGGATGTTGGAATCGAGGCAGTGGCGCGAAAGGAGCGTTCTCGATGGAGTCCTTCATGTGGTCCACGACAGCATTGGTCGGTTGGAGGCACCACACGGCCTCGTGTTGCTCCGGCGAGAGCGTGTCTTCTCCACCAGCGTCGGAGGGGTCAATATCCTCGTTCTTGCAGAGGAGCACGTTGTGAATGGACTACGAGTCGTGCATGCCGTGCACATGAGATGAACGGTCACCCGCatgttgtggatttttttgggggtggggggggggggggggggataaatTGATTAGTAGGAGTACTATTTAGTTTGACCTTCTCGCTCTTACATTCAAAGGGGTATGTTTTAATCTTCACCGTTGATTTCATTAGTGTGGGTGTATTAAAGTAGATGCAATACTTACCTATTTATAGATCCCACCCTGCTTATTTTTCTATCTCAATCTTATTTTACTTACCGGCGGCAACTTTTATTATCAGGGATCTCAGTTTGAAGGAGATAAATGTCAGAAGACTGGTGATAAAAAGAAAGCAGCTAAAGACTGGATGATGCAGCATCCCTTTGCTGGACGAGAGTCGGAAATAAACGATAAAAAGAAAGCAGCTAAAAACTGGATGATGCAACATCACCTTGTTGGACGAGAGTCGGAAATAAATgatctcggtcaatatacaaaaaTGGCACGTTTCCAGGTTATGTCCGTGTGGGGGATAGCTGGCGTTGGGAAATCAGCTCTCCTGAAAAACTTGCTATGCGACACAATTCTTAGCGACAGCAGCCTACGTGAGAAAAATGAACGCTGCATATTTGACAAGTATGCGTGGGTGGATGTATCCTATCCATTCAATTTGCGGGACTTCTCTCGGAGTATATTATTGAATTTTCGTTCAGAATCTCTTCAAGCCAACAAGGACAATGATATTGATACAATGGGAAGCAAGAACCCCATTGTAGAGTGTCGTGAGATTTTGGAACAGGGTAGGTGCCTGGTCGTAATTGACGGTCTGCAGTCCACGAAAGAATGGGACTTGATACAGGCTGAATTGGTATGTGGATATTCTACCAACGGTATCATCGTCATTACAACAGAAGCAAGCGTCGCCAAATATTGCGAGGGAAATAATGGAGAGCTTGTGTTTAATGTCAAAGGTCTACAAGCTGAAGATGCCTTTGCTCTCTTCGAAAAGGAGGTGTGTACGTTTTTCTCACAAGAAACTACTTTCTTCTGTTTAGCTGGACTCCATCTACCTATTCCAATACTATCAGTAGTTTGTAGGCACAAGGCACTGTTTCTGTTAGTAGGTTTTAAACACCTTTTAAAAGTAGTGTATTCTTCTATGTTTTTTCAaccttttgttcttttctttttctaaTTTTCTTCCACCATATTCACATtgtttcctgtcaattttcaatcaAGGATTTCACTGTTGTCTATGTTTTATTTCATCAGTTTTCTACCGATTAGATTCACAACTATGAGTGTCCATGCGTATGTCCTTAATTAGCATGTAATTTGTGTTTAGCATGCTAACGTTATATTAACTGATTATTAAATTGTTTGAACACCAGGTGTCTAGTAAAAATCAATCTACTCCCTTATTGACTGATGGGGATCCCGATGATATAGAGCTACGAGAACTTATTTCCAAATGTGGTGGACTTCCCCATGTAATAGTTGAGTTAGCTGGATTATTGGGTAACAAATCAGTGGGATGGAAGACTGCTGCCCGTTCTATAAATGATAAATTTATGCTTGATCTGGAGAATAATCGGGAGTTTGACAGTCTGCAAGGTCTATTTGGCTGGATACGTGGCTACTTCCGTACTTGTCCAGATTCCCTCAAGCCATGTATCTTCTACATTACCATTTTCCCTCGAAACAGTTCCATCCGAaggaggcgattaataagacggtGGATTGCAGAGGGTTACTGTAGGGACAGCCATGAAGAATCTGCAGAGGAGAATGGGGAGAAGCAGTTCTCTAGCCTGCTTAGTCTGAGCATAATCCAGCAAGCATCACAGAAGATACAGAGCAACACAAGGATGATTTCTGTCAATGGTTTCATTCGTGAGTACATCGTCTCCAAGCGAATGGAAGAGAACCTTGGCTTCGAACTAGGGGCTAGTTCTACGATGACCACCCAACGCACAGGGCGTCACCTTGTCATATTGGATAAATGGAAAAGAGACAGAATTGTGTTGGAGAGAATGGACTTCTCTCGGCTACGGTCACTGACCGTCTTTGG harbors:
- the LOC123413468 gene encoding disease resistance protein PIK6-NP-like, yielding MADLVIGLSKTVVEGALNKVQSAIEEDAKLRQKAQRDLVSITLEFEMMQSFLDVAKEESIANSMVKTWVKHVRELAYDVEDCVEFVVHLDNTPEWWRRLLPSCVAPPLPLDQAVVELEELKRRVEDVNNCYRRYSNINESVVMLQHPASAAGIVDTTAAKMIAEARDAAKRRRGLCDLTKLVMNEDSDCGGDLQVIAVWGTGGDLGRIASVIWKAYNEQQIYTRFTCRAWVKLKHPFNPAELVKSLTADFYATSHGLHSSQREIQYQEPQGEEVVVASDVLLSMKGDHIQEFLKQINNKRYLIVLEDLSSMAEWRAIRTFFPNKKNGSCIIVSMQQFVIASLCVGRPYQLLELEQFSAAHSVYAFIKKGSQFEGDKGDKTGDKRKAAEDWMMHHPLVGRESEMNELRQYTKTARFYSFQVMSVWGLPGAGKSTLLKNLLCDTILKDCSLREKNKPGLFDKYAWVGVSYPFDLTDFSESLLLNFHSQSLQANKDNDIDTVGSKNPIVECRGILQQGRCLVVIDGLQSTDEWDPIQVELVAGSSDNCIIVITTKKRVAKYCQGKKGLEFNVKDVQPDHTFVLFNKEGSQFEGDKCQKTGDKKKAAKDWMMQHPFAGRESEINDKKKAAKNWMMQHHLVGRESEINDLGQYTKMARFQVMSVWGIAGVGKSALLKNLLCDTILSDSSLREKNERCIFDKYAWVDVSYPFNLRDFSRSILLNFRSESLQANKDNDIDTMGSKNPIVECREILEQGRCLVVIDGLQSTKEWDLIQAELVCGYSTNGIIVITTEASVAKYCEGNNGELVFNVKGLQAEDAFALFEKEVSSKNQSTPLLTDGDPDDIELRELISKCGGLPHVIVELAGLLGNKSVGWKTAARSINDKFMLDLENNREFDSLQGLFGWIRGYFRTCPDSLKPCIFYITIFPRNSSIRRRRLIRRWIAEGYCRDSHEESAEENGEKQFSSLLSLSIIQQASQKIQSNTRMISVNGFIREYIVSKRMEENLGFELGASSTMTTQRTGRHLVILDKWKRDRIVLERMDFSRLRSLTVFGDWKSYLISQSMEHLRVLDLENASGLKDDDVNKMVRVLLRLKFLSLRGQREIRNLPASLHHLRQLQTLDVRGTSITTLPKKITKLQKLQYIRAGTMDFQQPISSSRCSSWLPDFCKCNFYPRAGVGVPIGIGKVTALHTIGVVDLNASGTTATVEDLKQLTQLRKLGVSGINRKNSKQFFSAIQDHENLESLSLRLQNDNKNQGCLADMISLPCRKLRSLKLYGIDALPNWGGDRLRKLTKLELEMASLTDVGIRYLGDLPQLCILRVKQLADGHLRFSGLENGNEDESYKMVKVLEIACSSIKLSVTFGPKTMKELELLKVDCPSASSLEFSGIKNLKKLKEIMLVEGPNDETQKQHLQSQLAEHPNKNNPSAPKLKLEEQLSSSSS